Proteins from a genomic interval of Narcine bancroftii isolate sNarBan1 chromosome 12, sNarBan1.hap1, whole genome shotgun sequence:
- the cox14 gene encoding cytochrome c oxidase assembly protein COX14 homolog — MVSSRRLADLGYKMVSGSMILLTVYGGYLCSARVYRYFQRQRTLKAAAKDQTSEMVKD; from the coding sequence ATGGTGTCCTCCAGAAGACTTGCAGACCTAGGTTACAAGATGGTTTCTGGCTCCATGATATTACTGACAGTTTATGGTGGTTACCTGTGCAGTGCCCGTGTCTACCGCTACTTCCAGAGACAAAGGACCTTGAAAGCTGCTGCTAAAGATCAAACCAGTGAAATGGTAAAAGATTAA
- the LOC138747051 gene encoding cyclin-dependent kinase 4-like has product MFCRRPLFCGKSEVDQLEKIFDLTGLPPEEDWPEDVTLLRNAFTSRPPQSVKNFIPEMDDLGASLLLELLIFSPKKRVSAINALQHPYFLGQSSEV; this is encoded by the exons ATGTTTTGCAGAAG GCCCTTGTTTTGTGGGAAATCAGAAGTTGACCAATTAGAAAAGATTTTTGA CCTGACGGGGCTCCCGCCAGAGGAGGACTGGCCAGAGGATGTGACGCTGCTGAGAAATGCCTTCACCAGTCGCCCTCCACAGTCGGTCAAGAACTTTATCCCTGAAATGGATGATTTGGGGGCAAGTCTGCTGCTG GAACTGCTAATATTCAGCCCGAAGAAGAGGGTCTCTGCCATAAATGCCCTGCAACATCCTTATTTCCTTGGCCAAAGCTCTGAGGTTTAA